From Pantoea sp. Aalb, one genomic window encodes:
- a CDS encoding Rid family detoxifying hydrolase — MISVINTTNAPQAIGPYVQGVDLGNIIIISGQIAINPHTGSIPNDISSQTTQSLENIKAIVEATGLKVKNIIKTSIFIIDLNDLSIVNTIYERFFIKNNAIFPARSCVEVSRLPKDVSIEIEAIATRI; from the coding sequence ATGATTAGTGTAATAAATACTACAAATGCTCCACAAGCAATTGGTCCTTACGTCCAAGGTGTTGATTTAGGAAATATAATTATTATTTCAGGTCAAATTGCCATTAATCCACATACAGGTAGCATACCTAATGACATATCATCACAAACAACACAGTCTTTAGAAAATATAAAAGCTATTGTTGAAGCTACTGGATTAAAAGTAAAAAACATAATAAAAACTTCAATTTTTATAATAGATCTTAATGATCTATCAATAGTAAATACTATTTATGAACGATTTTTTATTAAAAATAATGCCATTTTTCCTGCACGTTCTTGCGTAGAAGTATCACGTCTTCCTAAAGATGTAAGTATAGAAATAGAAGCAATTGCTACACGTATTTAA
- the pnp gene encoding polyribonucleotide nucleotidyltransferase translates to MLNPIVHKFQYGQHTIALETSIMARQATAAVMVSMDDTAVFVTVVGQKKAKIGQDFFPLTVNYQERTYAVGRIPGSFFRREGRPSEGEILNARLIDRPVRPLFPKGFVNEVQVIATVVSVNPQVNPDIVAMIGASTALSLSGIPFNGPIGAARIGYINDQYVLNPTADEIKQSRLDLIVSGTENAILMVESEANVLTEDQMLGAIVFGHAQQQIVIENINHFVANAGKPRWDWQPKLANNILMERIIDLGENRINDAYLIVNKQDRCTQVNLIKDEIITDLLTKDETLNELEIIDILYNLERNIVRSRILSGKPRIDGREKDMIRALDVRTGVLPRTHGSALFTRGETQALVTATLGTSRDAQNLDEIMGECTDNFLFHYNFPPYSVGETGTIGPPKRREIGHGRLAKRGLLAVMPNQEIFPYTVRVVSEITESNGSSSMASLCGASLALMDAGVPIKAAVAGIAMGLIKQDEKFIVLSDIIGDEDKFGDMDFKVAGSREGITALQMDIKIEGITREIMQLALNQAKSARMHLLNVMEQAISIPRQEISEFAPRIYTIKISSDKIKDVIGKGGSVIRSLGEKTGTTIEIEDDGTIKIAAIDDIKAKETIRRIEEITAELEIGRIYSGKVIRIVDFGAFIAINNTNKEGLVHISQIADKRVDKVSDYLKVGQEISVKVMEVDRHGRVRLSIKEATEQQSLEESKLLDNESSNI, encoded by the coding sequence TTGCTGAACCCGATCGTACATAAATTTCAATATGGTCAGCATACCATCGCGCTGGAAACTAGCATAATGGCACGCCAGGCCACTGCTGCTGTAATGGTCAGTATGGACGACACAGCAGTTTTCGTGACCGTTGTTGGTCAGAAAAAAGCAAAAATAGGTCAGGATTTTTTTCCACTCACAGTAAATTATCAGGAACGTACTTATGCCGTTGGTCGTATTCCTGGTAGTTTTTTTCGTCGTGAAGGCCGTCCAAGTGAAGGAGAAATATTAAATGCACGTTTAATTGACCGACCAGTTCGCCCGTTATTTCCTAAAGGATTTGTAAATGAAGTACAGGTGATTGCTACTGTAGTATCTGTAAATCCTCAAGTTAATCCAGATATTGTAGCAATGATTGGAGCGTCTACTGCATTGTCATTGTCAGGTATTCCATTTAACGGTCCTATTGGTGCCGCTCGTATAGGTTATATTAATGATCAATATGTGTTAAACCCAACTGCTGATGAAATTAAACAATCTCGTTTAGATTTAATCGTATCTGGTACAGAAAATGCAATATTGATGGTTGAATCTGAAGCTAATGTCCTTACAGAAGATCAAATGTTAGGTGCAATAGTATTTGGTCATGCTCAACAACAGATTGTCATTGAAAATATCAATCATTTTGTTGCTAATGCAGGTAAACCACGTTGGGATTGGCAACCTAAACTTGCTAATAATATTTTAATGGAACGTATTATTGATTTAGGTGAAAATCGAATTAATGATGCTTATCTTATTGTTAATAAACAAGATCGCTGTACACAAGTTAACCTTATTAAAGATGAGATTATTACAGATCTTTTAACAAAAGATGAAACATTAAATGAATTAGAAATTATTGATATCTTATATAATTTAGAACGTAATATAGTTCGTAGTCGTATTTTAAGTGGCAAGCCACGTATTGATGGTCGTGAAAAAGATATGATTAGAGCTCTTGATGTTCGGACGGGAGTACTTCCGAGAACTCATGGTTCTGCTTTGTTTACTCGAGGTGAAACACAGGCTTTAGTTACAGCTACATTAGGTACTTCACGTGACGCGCAAAATTTAGATGAGATCATGGGAGAATGTACCGATAATTTTCTTTTTCACTATAATTTCCCTCCTTATTCAGTTGGTGAAACTGGTACGATTGGTCCTCCAAAACGTCGTGAAATAGGTCATGGTAGATTGGCTAAGCGCGGATTACTAGCAGTAATGCCTAATCAAGAAATTTTTCCTTATACAGTAAGAGTTGTATCTGAAATTACTGAATCTAATGGCTCTTCTTCTATGGCTTCTTTATGTGGTGCATCTTTAGCTCTCATGGATGCTGGAGTACCAATAAAGGCTGCTGTAGCTGGTATAGCGATGGGTTTGATAAAACAAGATGAAAAATTCATAGTACTATCTGATATTATTGGAGATGAAGATAAATTTGGAGATATGGATTTTAAAGTAGCCGGTAGCCGTGAAGGTATTACAGCTTTACAAATGGACATAAAAATTGAAGGTATAACTAGAGAAATTATGCAATTAGCTCTTAATCAAGCTAAAAGTGCACGTATGCATCTTTTAAATGTTATGGAACAAGCTATTAGTATTCCACGTCAAGAAATATCTGAGTTTGCACCACGTATTTATACAATAAAAATCAGTTCTGATAAAATTAAAGATGTTATAGGTAAAGGTGGATCTGTTATTCGTTCATTAGGTGAAAAAACAGGTACTACTATTGAAATTGAAGATGATGGTACAATAAAAATTGCAGCTATTGATGATATAAAGGCAAAAGAAACTATCCGTCGTATTGAAGAAATTACAGCTGAATTAGAAATAGGTCGGATTTATAGTGGTAAGGTTATACGTATTGTTGATTTTGGAGCTTTTATTGCTATTAATAATACTAATAAAGAAGGTTTAGTTCATATTTCACAAATAGCTGACAAACGTGTAGATAAAGTAAGTGACTATTTAAAAGTAGGGCAAGAAATTTCAGTTAAAGTGATGGAAGTTGATCGACATGGACGAGTGCGTTTAAGTATCAAAGAAGCTACAGAACAACAATCATTAGAAGAATCTAAATTATTAGATAATGAATCATCTAATATATAG
- a CDS encoding DEAD/DEAH family ATP-dependent RNA helicase, with amino-acid sequence MIDTQNNFSDLGLNKSILCALNEMGYKKPSPIQAECIPYLMAGRDVLAMAQTGSGKTAAFSLPLLNNINPSLKEPQILVLAPTRELAVQVAEAFNEFSKHMLGVTALALYGGQRYDVQLRGLRQGPQIVVGTPGRLLDHLKRGTLNLSSLRGLVLDEADEMLRVSFIEDVETIMAQIPAGHQTALFSATMPDMIRRISKRFMKDPQEVRIQSSVTTRPDISQSYWTAYGRKIDALVRFLEVEDFDAAIIFVRTQNATLEVAEALEHNGYNSAALNGDMNQTMREQTLERLKDGRLDVLIATDVAARGLDVERISLVVNYDIPMDAESYVHRIGRTGRAGRSGRALLFVENRERRLLRNIERTIKASIPEVELPSIELLTERRLANFADKVQKQVTSKDLESYRTLLNKIQLKENLDIETLATVLLKMAQGVRPLILSPDSPRLQYCFRSRDNRRSLNNSINYSRDNRTGEQQRIRRERRERRDIGEMQLYRIEVGHNDGVEVRHIVGAIANEGDISSRYIGNIKLFSSHSTIELPKGMPGKILQHFTRTRILNKPMNMQLLGDAAPDNNNSHSSNSRDFSSTRRSNREGNNRRFSERREINRSVQGQETVSSSATRRRDI; translated from the coding sequence ATGATTGATACTCAAAACAACTTTTCTGATTTAGGTCTTAATAAATCAATTTTATGTGCTTTAAATGAGATGGGATATAAAAAACCTTCACCTATTCAAGCTGAATGTATTCCTTATTTAATGGCTGGACGAGATGTATTAGCTATGGCACAAACTGGTAGTGGTAAAACAGCTGCATTTTCGTTGCCATTATTAAATAATATTAATCCATCCTTAAAAGAACCTCAAATTTTAGTATTAGCACCAACTCGTGAACTAGCAGTACAAGTAGCAGAAGCTTTTAATGAATTTTCTAAACATATGTTAGGCGTAACCGCATTAGCTTTATATGGTGGTCAACGTTACGATGTACAATTGCGTGGATTACGTCAAGGTCCCCAAATTGTAGTAGGTACCCCAGGTCGTTTACTTGATCATTTAAAACGCGGTACACTTAATTTATCTTCTTTACGTGGTTTAGTATTAGATGAAGCTGATGAGATGTTACGTGTTAGTTTTATTGAAGATGTTGAAACAATAATGGCACAAATTCCAGCAGGTCATCAAACTGCATTGTTTTCTGCTACTATGCCAGATATGATACGTCGTATTAGTAAACGTTTTATGAAAGATCCTCAAGAAGTACGTATCCAGTCTAGTGTCACTACACGTCCAGATATATCACAATCTTACTGGACTGCTTATGGTCGTAAAATTGATGCATTAGTACGTTTTTTAGAAGTGGAAGATTTTGATGCAGCTATTATTTTCGTACGTACTCAAAACGCAACATTAGAAGTAGCAGAAGCATTAGAACATAATGGATATAATAGTGCTGCATTAAATGGTGATATGAATCAAACTATGAGAGAGCAAACATTAGAACGATTAAAAGATGGTCGGCTTGATGTTTTAATTGCGACTGATGTTGCAGCACGTGGTTTAGACGTAGAACGTATTAGCCTGGTTGTTAACTATGATATTCCAATGGATGCAGAATCTTATGTCCACCGTATAGGTCGTACTGGTCGTGCTGGTCGTTCTGGTCGAGCTCTATTATTTGTCGAGAATCGTGAACGTCGTTTATTACGGAATATTGAACGTACTATAAAAGCAAGTATTCCAGAAGTAGAACTACCAAGCATAGAACTTTTAACTGAACGGCGTTTAGCAAATTTTGCAGATAAAGTACAAAAGCAAGTAACTAGTAAGGATCTTGAATCCTACCGTACTTTATTAAACAAAATACAATTAAAAGAAAATTTAGACATAGAAACTTTAGCAACTGTTCTATTAAAAATGGCACAGGGAGTAAGACCACTTATTTTATCACCAGATTCACCGCGTTTACAATATTGTTTCCGTAGCCGTGATAATCGTCGTTCTTTAAACAATTCTATTAACTATTCACGTGATAATAGAACTGGAGAGCAGCAGCGTATACGGCGTGAACGGCGTGAACGGCGTGATATTGGTGAAATGCAATTATATAGGATCGAAGTAGGTCATAATGACGGTGTAGAAGTACGTCATATTGTAGGGGCTATTGCAAATGAAGGTGATATAAGCAGTCGTTATATTGGTAATATTAAATTATTTAGCTCACATTCTACGATAGAACTTCCAAAAGGCATGCCTGGTAAAATTCTTCAACACTTTACCCGAACACGTATTCTTAATAAGCCAATGAATATGCAGCTGTTAGGTGATGCTGCTCCTGATAATAATAATTCTCATAGTAGTAATAGTCGCGATTTTTCTAGTACACGTCGTAGTAATCGAGAAGGTAATAATCGTCGTTTTTCAGAAAGACGTGAAATTAATCGTAGTGTGCAAGGACAAGAAACTGTATCATCATCTGCAACACGTCGTCGTGATATCTAA
- the rpsO gene encoding 30S ribosomal protein S15, protein MALSIKDKAEIVIKHGNSSNNSGSTEVQIALLTAKINLLQCHFAKHKKDHHSRRGLLRIVSHRRKLLNYLKYKNINQYINLIEELGLRR, encoded by the coding sequence ATGGCTTTAAGTATAAAAGATAAAGCAGAAATAGTTATTAAACATGGTAATAGTTCTAATAATAGTGGCTCAACTGAAGTTCAAATTGCTTTGTTAACTGCTAAAATTAATCTACTACAATGTCATTTTGCTAAGCATAAAAAAGATCACCATAGTCGACGTGGTCTGTTACGTATTGTATCTCATCGTCGTAAATTATTGAATTATTTAAAATATAAAAATATTAATCAATATATTAATTTAATTGAAGAGCTAGGATTACGTCGTTAA
- the truB gene encoding tRNA pseudouridine(55) synthase TruB, whose amino-acid sequence MSNAYSSRDIHGVLLLDKNKGISSNSILQKVKHLFHANKAGHTGSLDPLATGMLPICFGEATKFSQYLLNSDKRYRVIAYLGQRTNTSDSDGKIIQIRPLNFNQYELNHALNSFLGKTLQVPSMFSALKYQGRPLYEYARQNIEIKRIARPILIYDLLLIRWEDHEIELEVYCSKGTYIRTIIDDLGEKLKCGAHVIMLRRLGVSEYSANEMITLEYLENLIKQANMQGISYLKLLDNLLLPVDSPIAHFPEVNLDLHSLNVIYFKNGHKVQISKFKLEDKGLLVRVTEGKIRKFIGIGQIDEHGNIVPKRLIVNLPLQ is encoded by the coding sequence ATGAGTAATGCTTATTCTAGTCGCGATATACATGGTGTATTACTTTTAGATAAGAATAAAGGTATATCATCTAATTCGATATTACAAAAAGTAAAACACTTGTTTCATGCGAATAAGGCTGGACATACTGGTTCGTTAGATCCTTTAGCGACTGGTATGCTACCTATTTGTTTTGGAGAAGCTACTAAGTTTTCACAGTATTTACTCAATTCTGATAAGCGATACCGGGTTATTGCTTATCTAGGGCAACGTACTAATACTTCTGATTCTGATGGGAAAATTATACAAATACGCCCTTTAAATTTTAATCAATATGAATTAAATCATGCATTAAATAGTTTTCTTGGTAAGACATTACAGGTTCCTTCAATGTTTTCTGCTCTTAAATATCAAGGTCGTCCATTATATGAGTATGCAAGGCAAAATATTGAAATAAAACGCATAGCACGTCCTATTTTAATTTATGATTTACTATTAATTCGTTGGGAAGATCACGAGATCGAATTAGAAGTTTACTGTTCTAAAGGTACTTACATTAGAACTATAATTGATGATCTTGGTGAAAAGTTAAAATGTGGTGCACACGTTATTATGCTCCGTCGTTTAGGAGTATCAGAGTATTCAGCAAATGAAATGATTACATTAGAGTATTTAGAAAATTTAATTAAACAAGCTAATATGCAAGGAATTTCATATTTAAAATTATTAGATAATTTATTGCTACCAGTTGATAGTCCTATTGCCCATTTTCCAGAAGTTAATTTAGATTTACATAGTCTTAATGTAATTTATTTTAAAAATGGACATAAAGTTCAAATATCAAAATTTAAATTAGAAGATAAGGGTTTATTAGTACGTGTTACAGAAGGTAAAATACGAAAATTTATCGGTATTGGTCAAATAGACGAGCATGGAAATATTGTACCTAAGCGTTTAATTGTTAATCTTCCTTTACAATAA
- the rbfA gene encoding 30S ribosome-binding factor RbfA → MDQEFSRSQRVAQELQKKISIILQREIKDPRLKMMTVSGVKVSRDLAYAKIFVTFFHDKDNKELVINSLKVLKQASSYIRILIGKMMCLRIVPELSFFHDNSFIEGMKISNLISSLNKNNKIKFNDNHHDEVFKKILKRCDDE, encoded by the coding sequence ATGGATCAAGAGTTTTCTCGCTCTCAGCGCGTTGCGCAGGAGTTGCAAAAAAAAATCTCTATTATTTTACAACGAGAAATAAAAGATCCACGTTTAAAGATGATGACAGTTTCTGGAGTAAAAGTTTCACGTGATTTAGCTTATGCTAAAATTTTTGTTACTTTTTTTCATGATAAAGATAATAAAGAATTAGTAATCAATAGTTTAAAAGTATTAAAACAAGCATCTAGTTATATTCGTATATTAATTGGTAAAATGATGTGTTTACGTATTGTTCCAGAATTGAGTTTCTTTCATGATAATTCATTTATTGAAGGCATGAAAATATCAAATTTAATATCTAGTCTTAATAAGAATAACAAAATTAAATTTAATGATAATCATCATGATGAGGTTTTCAAAAAAATACTAAAAAGGTGTGATGATGAGTAA